One window of Desulfobacca acetoxidans DSM 11109 genomic DNA carries:
- a CDS encoding YihY/virulence factor BrkB family protein: MVNPLLELGRFFRETIWLPGPLGRFRPYVYAGLQILFLAGKDLLRKRALVRTSALAYSSILALIPLLALLFAIFKGIGLQRQLAAHLLPQLAGGSQDFARQILEYVEGTNVASLGVFGVIWLLVALMFLMANVEQAFNHIWGISRSRSWWRKLSDYLSIFLLFPILMAVAISLTTTFQRHPEVQQFMKNFLPDAFFSAYNLLFSFGVVWLGFTFVYLVMPYTRVQFISAVLGGITGGALWQVAQWIFHLFQSSAPYYNAIYGALYQLLFLVIWMFWSWLIVLYGAEVAYVHQNLTALRQRLAPGMKDQQILGDEFLALAALLSIVERFQTGGPPMSLKELTSLFNEQESLAVSSVEALQECGLIAPLATSDHSAHFLPTRSLEEIRLKEVLTSLRRRRWTKLGHLLPGGSRLEHLAAALATQPPEQWQDLTLREMLLQSKN, encoded by the coding sequence ATGGTAAATCCGCTCCTCGAGTTAGGCCGATTTTTCCGCGAAACCATTTGGCTGCCCGGACCTTTAGGCCGTTTTCGCCCTTATGTTTATGCCGGTCTGCAGATTCTGTTCCTTGCCGGTAAGGATCTGTTGCGCAAGAGAGCATTGGTCCGCACCTCGGCATTGGCCTATTCTTCTATTCTGGCCCTGATCCCCTTATTGGCTTTATTATTCGCCATCTTCAAAGGAATAGGACTGCAGCGACAGTTAGCAGCGCATCTGCTACCGCAACTTGCCGGAGGCTCCCAGGACTTCGCCCGCCAGATCCTGGAATACGTAGAAGGCACTAACGTCGCTTCCCTCGGAGTTTTCGGGGTGATCTGGCTGTTGGTGGCCTTGATGTTTTTGATGGCCAACGTGGAGCAGGCCTTCAATCATATCTGGGGCATTTCCCGGTCGCGTTCCTGGTGGCGTAAACTCAGCGATTATCTGAGTATTTTCCTGTTATTCCCTATCCTCATGGCAGTAGCCATTTCGCTGACCACGACGTTCCAGAGACACCCCGAGGTCCAGCAGTTTATGAAAAACTTCCTGCCGGACGCCTTTTTTTCTGCCTATAATTTATTGTTTTCCTTCGGCGTTGTCTGGCTCGGTTTTACGTTTGTCTATCTGGTGATGCCTTATACCAGGGTGCAATTTATCTCGGCGGTGTTAGGAGGAATAACCGGCGGCGCCCTCTGGCAGGTAGCGCAATGGATCTTTCACCTCTTTCAATCCTCTGCACCTTATTACAATGCGATCTACGGAGCCCTCTACCAGTTGTTGTTCCTGGTCATCTGGATGTTTTGGAGCTGGCTGATAGTATTGTACGGCGCTGAAGTCGCCTATGTCCATCAAAACCTGACCGCGCTGCGGCAGCGTTTGGCCCCGGGGATGAAAGACCAACAAATCCTGGGAGATGAATTCCTCGCCTTGGCCGCGCTGCTCAGTATTGTGGAACGGTTCCAAACCGGCGGACCGCCTATGAGCCTGAAGGAGTTGACCTCGCTGTTTAACGAGCAGGAATCTCTGGCTGTCAGCAGCGTTGAGGCTCTGCAGGAATGCGGTCTGATAGCGCCCTTGGCTACATCCGACCATTCCGCCCATTTTCTGCCTACCCGATCATTGGAAGAAATCCGATTAAAAGAAGTCTTGACCAGCCTGCGGCGGCGGCGGTGGACCAAATTAGGTCATCTGTTGCCCGGGGGCAGCCGGCTGGAGCATCTGGCCGCAGCGTTAGCAACTCAGCCACCCGAGCAATGGCAGGACTTGACCCTCAGGGAAATGCTGCTGCAATCAAAGAATTGA